The Gloeobacter morelensis MG652769 genome contains the following window.
TTGGATACGAGGCTCCGCAAGAATTAAAAAGTCTAGCTGAAGCTCCCCCGTACAAGCATTGGTTTCTCAACCTCAAAACCACCACGAATTTCCTGGAGAGCAGGATGCAGCGTTCTCATTTCACCGAAAACACTATGGCCTGGTGGCTGGAGATGGCCACCGACGAACCTTATCTATATCTGTTCGGCCCTTTCGAATCGCCCGAGGAGGCAGAAGCGGCCGTCCCCCGGCACCGGGCGGACCTGATCTCCGAGGGCTGGCAGGTGCTCTCGGCCACGGTCAGCTCCAAGGGACCGTCCGGTGCCTTTCTGGTCGCCTGAAAATTAGAGCCTCCAGTAGCTGACGGCGGCGGCAGCCAGAGTCATCACCCCTGGGGCGATGGCACCGTCGCCGCCGTCGAAGCTTGGATGGTGCAGCGGGTAACTGGTCGGCCCGCCCACGCCGAGCCGGAACATCGTGCCGGGCACCTGCTCGCAGAACACGGCGAAATCCTCCGCCCCCATCGAGGGCTCCGGCAGTGCCTGGAGGTACTGCGCCCCGAGCAGTGTGCGCACGCAATCTTCCACCAGATGGGTCAGGTGGGGATCGTTGAGCACCGAGGGTGTGCCGTTGCCGTAGTGCAGCCGGTAGTCGGCGCCGAAGGCGGCACAGGTCTGGGCAACGATTTGCTCGATCCAGGTGGGAAGGGCCGTGCGCGTCTGGGGATCGAGCGAGCGCACCGTGCCTTTGAGCACGACGTGGTCGCAAATAATGTTGGGGGCGCGTCCGCCCTGCATCTGGCCGATCGAGAGCACCACCGGCCTGAGGGGATTGTGCATGCGGCTGATCCCCTGCTGCAGGGCGGTGACCACGTTGGCGGCGACCCAGATGGCGTCGACCGCCTCGTGGGGACGGGCCCCGTGGCCGGAACGACCGAACACTTCGATCACAAGCGAATCGGCGGCGGCGGTGAATACCCCCGGCCGCACGCCGATCACCCCGACCGGCAAGCTCGGAAAACAGTGCAACGCAAACAGCGCCGAGACCCGCGGATCTTCGAGCGCCCCGTCGTCGACCATCCAGCGCGCCCCCTGCGCCGTCTCCTCAGCCGGTTGAAACAAAAACTTGACCCGACCGGGCAGCGACTCGCGCAGTGAGGCAAGCACCATGGCCGTTCCCAGGCCGATCGCCGTGTGCAAGTCGTGACCGCAGGCGTGCATGACGCCGCGCACCTGCGAGCGGTAAGGCAGTTCCGTCTGCTCGGCGATCGGCAACCCGTCCATGTCGGCGCGCACCCCGACGGTGCGTTCGTCGCGGCCGTTGCCGCTCAGCAAACCGACCACCCCGGTGCGTCCGACCCCGCTTTTTACTTCCAGACCCAGCTCGGCCAGCAACTCCGCCACGCAGTCGGCGGTGCGGTACTCCTCACCGCTCAATTCAGGGTGGGCATGGAGGTGCTGACGAAGGGCCACCAGTCTGGGCAGCACCCGGTGGGTCTCGGCGCTGATCGCCTGAAGCAGAGCCGGGCGGGCGGCTGAAAATTCGTTGGAGGGCGACAGGTACATACTCTGAATCACTGCCATCCTGGGGTGCGGCCTCGACCGCAGCACGCGGCGACTTTGATTAAACTTAACACTGTTCGGCGCTTTTCTTCGCACCGGGGCGGGCTGGTATAATCCTCTCAACTGTTTTCCTGGTGAGCTGCAAGGCGGTGAACGGCTCCCGAAGGTAGACGGGTTCCAGGTACACCGCAGGCGGGTTGATGCATAGGATTCTTTTTATCTCCGACGGCCATGGTGAAGATTGGGTCGCGGCGCAGATAGCTTCTCAGCTGACCCGCTTGTCCGCCCAGCGCGATTTAGGAGCGCTCGAACTGAGGGCGCTGCCGATGGTGGGCGACGGCCACAGCTACGAGCGCATCGGCGTGCCGCTCGCACTGACCACACGGGTGTTGCCCTCGGGGGGCTTTACCTTTAAGACGCTACGCGGGCTGTGGCTCGATTTGCGCTCGGGCCTGGCCGGTTACGGCGCTCACCTGGTGCGCTCGGTGCGCGGCCTGGCCGATTGGGCGGACTTGGTGGTTGCGGTGGGGGACATCCTGCCGCTGTCGCTCGCCTGGTTGACGGGCAAGCCCTACCTCTTCGTGGGCTGCACCAAATCCGACTACTACACCGAAGGCGCCTACAGCTGCTACTTCCCCTGGGAGCGGGCGCTGTTGCATCCGCCGCGCTGCCTGCATGCCTTCACCCGTGACCGGATCACCTGCCGCAATTTGCGGCTGCACCGGGTACCGGCCAGCTACTGGGGCAATCCGATGATGGACGGGTTGGAGTGGGACGATACCCACCAGCCGCCGCGGCCGGAGGGCACTTTTATCGGCCTGCTGCCAGGTTCGCGGCCGGGGGAGGCCCAGCGCAACTTGCTCGATATGTTGCGCTGCCTGGAGGCCGTTCGCCACCACCTCGGGGGACCGGTGCACTTCGAGGCGGCGATCTCAGCGGGGTTGGGCCTGGAGAGCTTCCGGCGTCAGGCCGCTCCTTTGGGCTGGCAGGATCGCGGCGAGGGCCGCTTCGAGCGCAACACCACGGCGGTGGTGCTGCGCACGGACAACTTCAGCGCGGTTCTGCATCGGGCCCATTTGCTCATCGCCATGGCCGGCACCGCCACCGAGCAGGCGGTAGGCCTGGGTAAACCGGTGATCACGCTGCCGGGGCGCGGCCCGCAGTTCACCCGCCGCTTCGCCTATCTACAGAGACAGCTGCTTGGCGATTCGGTGCGCATCGTCGATGTCGCCCCCGCCCGTCGGCCCGAGGCGGTCGCCGGCACCGCCGCCGATTTGATCAAAGATCGCGAGCGGCTCCGGCAATTTGCGCGCAACGGCTACGAGCGCATGGGTGGTGCCGGGGCCGCCGGTCAAATCGCCGCATTTGCCCTTGACCAGTTACCCCGGCGGGTCCGCGGCGGTACTCCCCAGTCGCGTGGCTGAAGCCCCTACCCTCGAAGGCGGCACGGGTTTGGCCGCTCTGTGGCGATTTTTCCGCCGGCCGGAAATCTGGCGGCTGTGCCTCGGACGCTGGACCTCCGACTGGGGCGACGCGGTGCACATCCTGGCATTTAACTGGCTGTTGGTGCAGCAGACCGGCTCGGCGGCGGCGGTGGGATTGTGCCAGGCCCTCTGGATTGCAGGCCAACTGGCCTTCTCCTGGCCGGGGGGATGGCTTGTCGACCGCCTGGGTCCGCGCGCGCTGCTGCTGACGAGCTACGGCCTGCACGGCGCCCTCATCGCCACCTTCGCCGCCTTGGCCTTCTGGGGATGGACCAACCTCTGGCTGTTGGGCGGGATTTCGATCGTGCTCGGGGTACTCGGCGCCCCGACCGATCCGGCCCACCGCTCCCTCACCAAGCAGATAGCCCCCGAAAACGCCGATCTAGTTCGTCTCAACGGGCTCCTATCTAGCGGCGGGGCTGCTGCCCAGTGTCTGGGACCGCTGTTGGCCGGCTGGATGCTGATGGCGGTGCCGGGCGCCTGGGCCTTCGCCCTCAACGCTTTGAGCTTCGCCGCCGCCGCGGTGGCCCTGGCGGGTGTCCGGCCAAAAGCGCCGCGCGCCGCGGCGGCCCCGCCCCTCCCGGCCGCCGGTCGCGCGCCGCTGCTTGCCGTCCTGCGGCCCCTGCTAGGACCGCTCATCGCCGCCAGCGGCTTTATCTTCGGCCCGGCGGCGCTGCTGGTGGTCTTTTTGCCCTACTACGTCCAGCAAGTCCAGCACTGGCCCATCGCGGCTTTGGGCACGCTGGAGGCGGCCCGCTGGCTGGGGTTGGGGATCGGTACCGTGCTCGGCTCGTTGCTGCTTGGGCGTCTGGCCGTCCGATTGTCCCTGGCCCTGGCCGTGTCCCTCGCCTCGCTGCTTGTGCCCCTGGCGGGTTTTGCCCTCAGCGCCTCCGCAGGCTGGATGGTTCAGGCAGGCTGGCTTGCCGCCCTGGGCGCCGCGGCCGGGGTGGCCTACGTCCTGCTCAATCTACTGTTCTTGCAGGAGGTGCGCGCCGAATGGATGGGCCGGGTCAACGGCGGGCTGGCAGTCTACGTCGGTCTGGGCCTGCTCGTCTTTGGGGCGTTGTGGTGGCTGACTATCGAACGGATTGGCTATCCTGTGGCCCTGCGGGGGGCCATCGCGCTTTTTGCCGCCTGCTTGATCCCCGCCGCCCTGGCGGCTTTGCGCCCCCGTTTGATGAAGTGTTTCTCACTAGACAACCGTTCGCAGGAGCCCTAGGATGAAGAAGTGTAAAGAATTGGTTGGGGACACACCCTTGTCGGCACGTCAGTCTGGATTATTGGCGCTTTTGGTGGCTTGCGGAGCGTTTCTCGCCCCTGCTGCCCAGGCGGCCGACGAGGTCATTACCGAGCGGGTGCGGGCGCTTGCAGTTCAAATGGATGCGTCGGCCTCCCAGGAAAACCTGGATAGCCTGTTTGCAAACTACGCCCCGAGTTTCAAATCCAGTGACGGCCTCGGCTACGAAACGACCCGCCAGGCGGTTTCAGCGCTTTGGGACAAACTTTCCAAGCCAACCTATCAGACCAATATCACCGCGGTCGTTCCTGAGAAAAACCGCTACCGGGTGAATGCGACGACGCGCCTGCAGGCGGATTACAAGACCGAACTGGGCGAACCGGCCCGCCTTGAATCCACCGTCGAGACGGTCAGCCGCTACGAAGATCAAAAAACCGGCCTCAAGCTGGTCTCCCAAGAAATTGCCGCCGAGCGCACCACTTTGAGCATTGGCGGCAAGCCTCCCCAGGTGAGTCTCAACCTGCCCTCGGCGGTGCGGGTGGGCAAAAACTTCAAAGTTGAAGCCGTGCTCGCAACGCCCCTGCAGGAGGCGCCCGCTCTGGGAGGTATTCGCCTGACGCCCATCACGACCAAGACGGCTACCGCTCTCGAAGCGCCCGCCCTTGAACCGCTGCGCACCGGCGGCTTGTTCAAGACCGGTCAGGCGCCTTCGCGCCCGGAAGATCAGGCGGTCACCCTCGCCTTTGTCCGCGAGGGAGGGCTGCTGCTGGTCAACCAGAGGCTCAAAGTGACCGAGACAGAACCGCCAAAGCCGGAGATCCAGCCCCCGGCCCCCGCCCCCAAACTTTCACCGAAAACGGAGTAAGCCCGCGATGAGTGTGCCCTGGCTCAGTCTGGTCCTCTTCTTTCCCACCCTGGGGGCTTTGGGTCTGGCCCTGCTTCCGGGCGAGGTGAGCTATCGTTTCGCCCGCGTCTGGGCACTGACGGTGGCCGGACTGACCTTTTTGCTGAGCGGTCTGGTGGCCTACAACTTCGACTACACCAGCACCAAGCCCCAATTTGCCGAGACCATCAACTGGTTGCCGCAGTTGGGAATCAGCTACAACATCGCCGTAGACGGCCTCAGCCTGCCGCTGGTTCTGCTGACGGGTCTGCTGGTGGTGCTGTCGATCCTGACCAGTTGGCAGCTCAACAAGCGCGCCCGCCTCTACTATGTCCTGATTTTGCTGCTGAGCACCGGCGTGCTGGGAGCCTTTATGGCCCGAGACACCATCTTGTTCTTCCTGGCCTACGAGATGGAACTCATCCCGCTGTACTTTCTCATTAGCATCTGGGGCGGCAAGCGGCGCGAGTACGCGGGCACCAAGTTCCTGCTCTACACGTTTTTGTCGGGCGTGGCGCTACTGGTCGCCTTCTTGAGCACCTATTTCTTCTCCGGGGTCAACAGCTTCAGCATCGACGTGCTGGCCAACCCCGCCACGCCCTATCCGCTCGTCTTCCAGTTCATCACCCTGGGACTCATCACCTTCGGCTTCGCCATCAAGATGCCCCTGGTACCCTTGCACACCTGGCTGCCTGACGCCCACGTCGAGGCGCCCACGGCGGTCTCGGTGCTGCTGGCGGGGGTCTTGCTCAAGCTCGGCACCTACGGCATCGTCCGCTTCGGCCTCGGGATCTTCCCGGAGGCGGCCGTCCAGTTTGCCTGGCTGCTCTCGGTGCTCGCCGCCATCAACGTCGTCTACGCTTCGCTCGCGGCGATGGCCCAGACCGACATCAAAAA
Protein-coding sequences here:
- a CDS encoding DUF1816 domain-containing protein; this encodes MQRSHFTENTMAWWLEMATDEPYLYLFGPFESPEEAEAAVPRHRADLISEGWQVLSATVSSKGPSGAFLVA
- a CDS encoding complex I subunit 4 family protein — its product is MSVPWLSLVLFFPTLGALGLALLPGEVSYRFARVWALTVAGLTFLLSGLVAYNFDYTSTKPQFAETINWLPQLGISYNIAVDGLSLPLVLLTGLLVVLSILTSWQLNKRARLYYVLILLLSTGVLGAFMARDTILFFLAYEMELIPLYFLISIWGGKRREYAGTKFLLYTFLSGVALLVAFLSTYFFSGVNSFSIDVLANPATPYPLVFQFITLGLITFGFAIKMPLVPLHTWLPDAHVEAPTAVSVLLAGVLLKLGTYGIVRFGLGIFPEAAVQFAWLLSVLAAINVVYASLAAMAQTDIKKMIAYSSIAHMGYVVLGIASLNETGLGGAMFQMISHGIISGLLFMLVGLVYEKAGTRELPKLGGLFATLPVVGAFFVGAAMANAGLPGMSGFVAEFMVFRGGIERYPVATVLCIFGIVLTAIYMLAMLARAFFGKLPANLETMPRVKAWEMIPATVLLVICVGLGLFPTLATAIFEPNVAELVQQLDAKTVAQLPR
- a CDS encoding MFS transporter, which encodes MAEAPTLEGGTGLAALWRFFRRPEIWRLCLGRWTSDWGDAVHILAFNWLLVQQTGSAAAVGLCQALWIAGQLAFSWPGGWLVDRLGPRALLLTSYGLHGALIATFAALAFWGWTNLWLLGGISIVLGVLGAPTDPAHRSLTKQIAPENADLVRLNGLLSSGGAAAQCLGPLLAGWMLMAVPGAWAFALNALSFAAAAVALAGVRPKAPRAAAAPPLPAAGRAPLLAVLRPLLGPLIAASGFIFGPAALLVVFLPYYVQQVQHWPIAALGTLEAARWLGLGIGTVLGSLLLGRLAVRLSLALAVSLASLLVPLAGFALSASAGWMVQAGWLAALGAAAGVAYVLLNLLFLQEVRAEWMGRVNGGLAVYVGLGLLVFGALWWLTIERIGYPVALRGAIALFAACLIPAALAALRPRLMKCFSLDNRSQEP
- a CDS encoding lipid-A-disaccharide synthase-related protein, whose protein sequence is MHRILFISDGHGEDWVAAQIASQLTRLSAQRDLGALELRALPMVGDGHSYERIGVPLALTTRVLPSGGFTFKTLRGLWLDLRSGLAGYGAHLVRSVRGLADWADLVVAVGDILPLSLAWLTGKPYLFVGCTKSDYYTEGAYSCYFPWERALLHPPRCLHAFTRDRITCRNLRLHRVPASYWGNPMMDGLEWDDTHQPPRPEGTFIGLLPGSRPGEAQRNLLDMLRCLEAVRHHLGGPVHFEAAISAGLGLESFRRQAAPLGWQDRGEGRFERNTTAVVLRTDNFSAVLHRAHLLIAMAGTATEQAVGLGKPVITLPGRGPQFTRRFAYLQRQLLGDSVRIVDVAPARRPEAVAGTAADLIKDRERLRQFARNGYERMGGAGAAGQIAAFALDQLPRRVRGGTPQSRG
- a CDS encoding M20 family metallopeptidase, with the protein product MLQAISAETHRVLPRLVALRQHLHAHPELSGEEYRTADCVAELLAELGLEVKSGVGRTGVVGLLSGNGRDERTVGVRADMDGLPIAEQTELPYRSQVRGVMHACGHDLHTAIGLGTAMVLASLRESLPGRVKFLFQPAEETAQGARWMVDDGALEDPRVSALFALHCFPSLPVGVIGVRPGVFTAAADSLVIEVFGRSGHGARPHEAVDAIWVAANVVTALQQGISRMHNPLRPVVLSIGQMQGGRAPNIICDHVVLKGTVRSLDPQTRTALPTWIEQIVAQTCAAFGADYRLHYGNGTPSVLNDPHLTHLVEDCVRTLLGAQYLQALPEPSMGAEDFAVFCEQVPGTMFRLGVGGPTSYPLHHPSFDGGDGAIAPGVMTLAAAAVSYWRL